One Dromiciops gliroides isolate mDroGli1 chromosome 3, mDroGli1.pri, whole genome shotgun sequence DNA segment encodes these proteins:
- the LOC122746868 gene encoding zinc finger protein 883-like isoform X2, whose product MEPVTFKDVAVDFSWEEWGHLGPAQKRLYREVMLENYRNLVCLGLAASSPEVVCQLERGEGPWMPEGDVPGSSCADWETTHKNKEPLPKLGLAIKESFQEELIGYDQCVFKTGEAWTLGTILEKQQDNEEKGFHKWYLLKKGKYNECWKPCDDHSGFTEYYPFHAAKRPYECHECRKAFRWRSQLAEHQLIHTGEKPYECNVCGKAFCRNSQLTQHQTVHTREKPYKCDECGKLFRLSTQLIQHQRIHTGEKPYECNECGKAFRQSIQLTRHKRIHTGERAYECNDCGKAFCQRTVLTQHQRIHSGEKPYECNQCGKTFCQSSQLNRHEKIHTGEKPYECNECRKAFTRRADLKQHNRIHTGEKPFECNECGKSFHQRTGLTEHQRIHTGEKTYECNECRKAFSRRADLKQHNRIHTGEKPFGCNECGKAFRLITGLAEHQRIHTGEKPFECNECGKAFRLITGLAEHQRIHTGEKPYECKECGKAFSQSTQLNRHQRIHTEEKPFECNECGKTFRQRAHLTQHQTVHTGEKPYECMECGKAFRQSIGLIGHLRIHTGEKPYECNECGRAFRLITGLTEHQRIHTGEKPYECNECGKAFTKRTQLNRHHKIHTGEKPFKCNKCGKAFGQKAHLTQHQTVHTGEKPYECNECGKGFSQRTGLNGHLRIHIGEKFYAV is encoded by the exons ATG GAGCCAGTGACCTTCAAGGATGTGGCCGTGGACTTCTCCTGGGAGGAGTGGGGGCACCTGGGCCCTGCCCAGAAGAGGCTGTACCGGGaggtgatgctggagaactacaGGAACCTGGTCTGCCTGG GGCTTGCTGCTTCCAGTCCAGAGGTGGTCTGCCAGCTGGAGCGAGGAGAAGGGCCCTGGATGCCGGAGGGAGACGTCCCAGGAAGCAGCTGTGCAG atTGGGAAACTACACACAAAAACAAGGAGCCATTGCCAAAGCTGGGCCTTGCTATTAAAGAATCGTTTCAGGAAGAACTAATAGGGTATGATCAATGTGTCTTCAAGACAGGAGAAGCCTGGACACTTGGTACCATTTTAGAGAAACAGCAGGACAATGAGGAGAAGGGTTTCCATAAATGGTACCTACTTAAAAAGGGCAAGtataatgaatgttggaaaccCTGTGATGATCATTCTGGCTTTACTGAGTATTATCCATTCCATGCTGCAAAGAGACCATATGAATGTCATGAATGCAGGAAGGCCTTTCGATGGCGTTCACAGCTTGCTGAACATCAGCTTATTCATACAggggagaaaccttatgaatgtaatgtatgtgggaaggccttctgcCGAAATTCACAGCTTACTCAACATCAGACAGTTCATactagagagaaaccttataaatgcgATGAATGTGGGAAGTTGTTCCGCCTTAGCACACAACttattcaacatcagagaattcatactggagaaaaaccttatgagtgtaatgaatgtggcaaGGCTTTCCGTCAAAGCATACAACTTACTCGACataaaagaattcatactggagagagagcttatgaatgtaatgactgTGGAAAGGCCTTTTGCCAAAGAACAGTGCTAACTCAGCATCAGCGAATTCATAGTGGagaaaaaccctatgaatgtaatcagtgtgggaagACTTTCTGCCAGAGCTCACAACTTAATAGACAtgagaaaattcatactggagagaaaccttatgaatgcaatgaatgtaGAAAAGCCTTCACTCGAAGGGCAGATCTAAAACAACATAacagaattcatactggagagaaaccttttgaatgtaatgaatgtgggaagtcCTTCCATCAGAGAACAGGActtactgaacatcagagaattcatacaggagagaaaacttatgaatgcaatgaatgtaGAAAAGCCTTCAGTCGCAGGGCAGATCTTAAACAGCATAatagaattcatactggagagaaaccttttggttgtaatgaatgtggaaaggccttccgTCTGATCACAGGACTTGCTGAACATCAACGAATTCATACTGGTgaaaaaccttttgaatgtaatgaatgtgggaaggctttccGCCTAATCACTGGTCTTGCAGAACATCAacgaattcatactggagagaaaccatatgaatgtaaggaatgtgggaaggctttcagCCAGAGCACACAACTTAATcgacaccagagaattcatactgaaGAAAAACCATttgaatgcaatgaatgtgggaagacctTTCGTCAGAGAGCGCACCTTACACAACATCAGAcagttcatactggagagaagccttatgaatgtatggaatgtgggaaagcctttaggcAAAGCATAGGACTTATTGGACATctgagaattcatactggagagaaaccttatgaatgcaatgaatgtgggagGGCATTTCGCCTAATCACAGGACTTAcagaacatcagagaattcacactggagagaaaccatatgaatgcaatgaatgtgggaaggccttcaccAAGCGCACACAACTTAACAGACATCATaaaattcacactggagagaaaccttttaagTGCAAcaaatgtgggaaggcctttggCCAGAAAGCACACCTTACTCAACACCAGACTGTTCATACTGgtgagaagccttatgaatgtaatgaatgtggaaaaggtTTTAGCCAAAGAACAGGACTTAATGGGCATCTGAGAATTCACATTGGAGAGAAATTTTATGCAGTATAA
- the LOC122746868 gene encoding zinc finger protein 883-like isoform X1 — protein sequence MASGRLSPRAHQEPVTFKDVAVDFSWEEWGHLGPAQKRLYREVMLENYRNLVCLGLAASSPEVVCQLERGEGPWMPEGDVPGSSCADWETTHKNKEPLPKLGLAIKESFQEELIGYDQCVFKTGEAWTLGTILEKQQDNEEKGFHKWYLLKKGKYNECWKPCDDHSGFTEYYPFHAAKRPYECHECRKAFRWRSQLAEHQLIHTGEKPYECNVCGKAFCRNSQLTQHQTVHTREKPYKCDECGKLFRLSTQLIQHQRIHTGEKPYECNECGKAFRQSIQLTRHKRIHTGERAYECNDCGKAFCQRTVLTQHQRIHSGEKPYECNQCGKTFCQSSQLNRHEKIHTGEKPYECNECRKAFTRRADLKQHNRIHTGEKPFECNECGKSFHQRTGLTEHQRIHTGEKTYECNECRKAFSRRADLKQHNRIHTGEKPFGCNECGKAFRLITGLAEHQRIHTGEKPFECNECGKAFRLITGLAEHQRIHTGEKPYECKECGKAFSQSTQLNRHQRIHTEEKPFECNECGKTFRQRAHLTQHQTVHTGEKPYECMECGKAFRQSIGLIGHLRIHTGEKPYECNECGRAFRLITGLTEHQRIHTGEKPYECNECGKAFTKRTQLNRHHKIHTGEKPFKCNKCGKAFGQKAHLTQHQTVHTGEKPYECNECGKGFSQRTGLNGHLRIHIGEKFYAV from the exons ATGGCCTCGGGGCGCCTCTCCCCCCGGGCCCACCAG GAGCCAGTGACCTTCAAGGATGTGGCCGTGGACTTCTCCTGGGAGGAGTGGGGGCACCTGGGCCCTGCCCAGAAGAGGCTGTACCGGGaggtgatgctggagaactacaGGAACCTGGTCTGCCTGG GGCTTGCTGCTTCCAGTCCAGAGGTGGTCTGCCAGCTGGAGCGAGGAGAAGGGCCCTGGATGCCGGAGGGAGACGTCCCAGGAAGCAGCTGTGCAG atTGGGAAACTACACACAAAAACAAGGAGCCATTGCCAAAGCTGGGCCTTGCTATTAAAGAATCGTTTCAGGAAGAACTAATAGGGTATGATCAATGTGTCTTCAAGACAGGAGAAGCCTGGACACTTGGTACCATTTTAGAGAAACAGCAGGACAATGAGGAGAAGGGTTTCCATAAATGGTACCTACTTAAAAAGGGCAAGtataatgaatgttggaaaccCTGTGATGATCATTCTGGCTTTACTGAGTATTATCCATTCCATGCTGCAAAGAGACCATATGAATGTCATGAATGCAGGAAGGCCTTTCGATGGCGTTCACAGCTTGCTGAACATCAGCTTATTCATACAggggagaaaccttatgaatgtaatgtatgtgggaaggccttctgcCGAAATTCACAGCTTACTCAACATCAGACAGTTCATactagagagaaaccttataaatgcgATGAATGTGGGAAGTTGTTCCGCCTTAGCACACAACttattcaacatcagagaattcatactggagaaaaaccttatgagtgtaatgaatgtggcaaGGCTTTCCGTCAAAGCATACAACTTACTCGACataaaagaattcatactggagagagagcttatgaatgtaatgactgTGGAAAGGCCTTTTGCCAAAGAACAGTGCTAACTCAGCATCAGCGAATTCATAGTGGagaaaaaccctatgaatgtaatcagtgtgggaagACTTTCTGCCAGAGCTCACAACTTAATAGACAtgagaaaattcatactggagagaaaccttatgaatgcaatgaatgtaGAAAAGCCTTCACTCGAAGGGCAGATCTAAAACAACATAacagaattcatactggagagaaaccttttgaatgtaatgaatgtgggaagtcCTTCCATCAGAGAACAGGActtactgaacatcagagaattcatacaggagagaaaacttatgaatgcaatgaatgtaGAAAAGCCTTCAGTCGCAGGGCAGATCTTAAACAGCATAatagaattcatactggagagaaaccttttggttgtaatgaatgtggaaaggccttccgTCTGATCACAGGACTTGCTGAACATCAACGAATTCATACTGGTgaaaaaccttttgaatgtaatgaatgtgggaaggctttccGCCTAATCACTGGTCTTGCAGAACATCAacgaattcatactggagagaaaccatatgaatgtaaggaatgtgggaaggctttcagCCAGAGCACACAACTTAATcgacaccagagaattcatactgaaGAAAAACCATttgaatgcaatgaatgtgggaagacctTTCGTCAGAGAGCGCACCTTACACAACATCAGAcagttcatactggagagaagccttatgaatgtatggaatgtgggaaagcctttaggcAAAGCATAGGACTTATTGGACATctgagaattcatactggagagaaaccttatgaatgcaatgaatgtgggagGGCATTTCGCCTAATCACAGGACTTAcagaacatcagagaattcacactggagagaaaccatatgaatgcaatgaatgtgggaaggccttcaccAAGCGCACACAACTTAACAGACATCATaaaattcacactggagagaaaccttttaagTGCAAcaaatgtgggaaggcctttggCCAGAAAGCACACCTTACTCAACACCAGACTGTTCATACTGgtgagaagccttatgaatgtaatgaatgtggaaaaggtTTTAGCCAAAGAACAGGACTTAATGGGCATCTGAGAATTCACATTGGAGAGAAATTTTATGCAGTATAA